A window of Candidatus Methylomirabilota bacterium contains these coding sequences:
- the egtD gene encoding L-histidine N(alpha)-methyltransferase, with product MATERYTGIVLRHAQNTLAEDVRQGLTASQKWLPCKYFYDPEGSELFERISELPEYYLTRTETAILQRYAATIIERCPLDLALVELGSGSSTKVRYLIDACLARQRELTYYAVDISPTGLENGTRQLLYDYPRLQVRGVVAEFGDGLRYLVSRGGEPRLVVFLGSTIGNFTEDEIGRFFTMLRDQLRPTDRFLLGVDLIKDQAALEAAYDDAQGVTAQFNLNILARLNRELSANFEPSAFRHQAVWNSERSRIEMHLVSLRPQRVRIAALDLDIECRRGETIHTENCHKYSLEHMESLLTDHGFRVRGCFTDPQDQFCLFLVS from the coding sequence ATGGCTACAGAACGATATACAGGCATTGTGCTGAGGCATGCACAGAATACGCTGGCCGAAGACGTTCGGCAGGGACTGACCGCCTCCCAAAAGTGGCTTCCATGCAAATACTTCTATGATCCTGAAGGCAGCGAGCTGTTTGAGCGGATCAGTGAGCTGCCGGAGTATTACCTGACGCGAACCGAGACGGCTATTCTCCAGCGCTACGCCGCGACCATTATCGAGCGCTGCCCTTTGGACCTGGCATTGGTAGAACTTGGCAGCGGCAGCTCCACGAAGGTTCGATATCTGATTGATGCCTGTCTGGCTCGCCAGCGAGAACTTACTTACTATGCTGTCGATATCTCACCGACCGGATTGGAGAACGGGACCCGCCAGCTCTTGTATGACTACCCTCGCTTGCAGGTCCGGGGGGTTGTCGCCGAATTTGGAGACGGGTTGCGCTACCTGGTGAGCAGGGGCGGCGAACCTCGATTGGTGGTGTTTCTCGGCTCGACCATCGGTAACTTCACGGAAGACGAGATCGGCCGATTTTTTACGATGTTGCGTGATCAGCTTCGCCCAACGGACCGATTCCTGCTTGGTGTTGACCTGATCAAAGATCAAGCCGCCCTTGAAGCCGCCTATGATGATGCCCAAGGCGTTACCGCTCAGTTCAACCTCAACATTCTAGCGCGGCTGAACCGAGAGCTGTCCGCGAATTTCGAACCCTCGGCGTTTCGACATCAGGCGGTATGGAATAGTGAAAGGAGCCGGATCGAAATGCACCTGGTCAGCCTGCGTCCTCAGCGCGTACGGATCGCGGCGCTTGACCTCGATATCGAGTGTCGTCGGGGTGAGACTATCCACACGGAAAACTGTCACAAGTACTCTCTGGAGCATATGGAATCGTTATTGACCGACCATGGATTTCGGGTACGTGGTTGCTTTACCGATCCTCAGGATCAATTTTGCCTCTTTTTGGTCTCCTGA